Proteins from a single region of Kluyveromyces lactis strain NRRL Y-1140 chromosome A complete sequence:
- the SET5 gene encoding S-adenosylmethionine-dependent methyltransferase (similar to uniprot|P38890 Saccharomyces cerevisiae YHR207C SET5) — MVHLKLETLRLNDEDQSTGSSLITPSRTQLCDEVVRWWKEEPAAEDMLIDTLYEHLIRRRSNWSVTKDELYQALKSHKLYTPELNELDSYTGDIRPSTVTDADIAQLNKKLLDKVTIADTEFGKGLVATDDIRKGGLVFHEQLPLTVIPQLDKQPLVSRGKCCGLCSAFTTLSSQLIIKNNLDCNMCNTIWCSKQCKKLDTTHSVLKHATSRNSLCNSSNWIKFENFCLQESLVAAYAVGVIYARHVMQPTSNLWKLFTSLCSVSQRVRWQASDSINVGGTFDASCNGKLYADVSAPNMETQWSDAFEMFAKSFPKCDMDYEDFLNLTGTFNLNQIMGQVYPLVAHINHSCEPNVRYELEPKHGIKLYARKDIKKGEQLRLTYVNPLHGVTLRRRELRVNYGFLCHCPRCCQEWEKRQKIVSDPSNHAISSEAAHSSTTARRKSSMKSCRPSLKELLENGDEFDLEIPSDVNSKRRMSVRFNSHVTLAVEEE; from the coding sequence ATGGTTCATTTGAAGCTAGAGACACTTCGGTTGAACGATGAAGATCAGAGCACCGGGTCCAGCTTGATCACTCCTAGCCGAACCCAGCTCTGCGATGAAGTGGTCCGTTGGTGGAAGGAAGAACCGGCTGCCGAAGATATGCTGATAGATACGTTGTACGAACATTTGATCCGACGACGCTCCAATTGGTCAGTAACCAAAGATGAATTATACCAAGCATTGAAATCGCATAAATTGTACACTCCAGAGTTGAACGAATTGGACAGTTATACTGGCGACATCAGACCCAGTACCGTTACGGATGCTGATATTGCCCAGTTGAATAAAAAATTGTTGGATAAAGTTACCATTGCTGATACTGAGTTTGGGAAAGGATTAGTAGCCACCGATGATATTAGGAAAGGTGGATTGGTCTTCCATGAACAGTTACCATTGACTGTGATTCCGCAATTGGACAAGCAGCCTTTGGTAAGTAGAGGTAAATGTTGTGGTTTGTGCTCTGCTTTCACCACATTGTCATCACAATTGAtcatcaagaacaatttgGATTGTAACATGTGTAACACCATCTGGTGCTCGAAGCAGTGCAAGAAACTAGACACTACCCATTCCGTATTGAAACATGCCACTTCTAGAAACTCATTATGCAATAGCTCCAATTGGATCAAGTTCGAGAATTTCTGTTTACAAGAAAGTCTTGTTGCCGCATATGCCGTTGGTGTCATCTATGCAAGGCATGTGATGCAGCCAACATCCAATTTGTGGAAACTCTTCACATCCTTGTGTTCTGTTAGTCAGAGAGTACGCTGGCAAGCTTCTGATTCCATCAATGTTGGTGGTACTTTTGATGCGTCATGTAACGGTAAGCTGTATGCGGATGTCTCAGCACCGAATATGGAGACACAATGGTCCGATGCGTTTGAAATGTTCGCCAAATCTTTCCCCAAATGTGATATGGACTATGAAGATTTCTTAAACCTCACAGGCACCTTCAATTTGAACCAAATTATGGGTCAAGTTTACCCTTTAGTGGCTCATATTAATCATAGCTGTGAACCTAATGTAAGGTACGAATTGGAACCAAAACATGGGATTAAATTATACGCTAGAAAGGATATCAAGAAGGGGGAACAGTTGCGTTTAACTTACGTGAATCCATTGCATGGTGTCACcttgagaagaagagaacTAAGGGTTAATTATGGATTCCTCTGTCATTGTCCTCGTTGTTGTCAAGAATGGGAGAAACGCCAAAAGATAGTCAGTGACCCGTCTAACCACGCTATATCATCAGAGGCTGCACATTCATCTACCACAGCAAGGAGGAAATCCTCAATGAAAAGTTGCAGACCAAGTCTCAAGGAACTTTTAGAAAACGGTGATGAGTTCGATCTAGAAATCCCATCCGATGTCAATTCCAAGAGAAGAATGTCTGTGCGATTCAATAGCCATGTCACACTGGCCgtcgaagaagaataa
- the ELP6 gene encoding Elongator subunit ELP6 (similar to uniprot|Q04868 Saccharomyces cerevisiae YMR312W ELP6 Elongator protein part of the HAP subcomplex of Elongator which is a six-subunit component of the RNA polymerase II holoenzyme required for Elongator structural integrity and histone acetyltransferase activity) produces the protein MSVQKQELQIFSDHSVLSRHLFTDSSSNLVLVTDTVATNASWFVNALVETVTLGGPVSLNGNNSGSNSGLSSSDPVKVVVGSFLNHQSYFTTAFDRLKVPRNRYNVLQIAEDLVVKNVGKPVDVVIEWVLKQFEESLSNSPSVVILEKPEILMALFKLNSDELHLKLINPLLKLCSLLIVVNSVESFDNDFPEHLGKDTVEFVRFTTSCFHKSFLVLSVRPLDTGKAKDVTGTLAITRGGALLDIPALHVVENQYLFHDLKENTTLFYR, from the coding sequence ATGTCGGTGCAAAAACAGGAGCTTCAGATTTTTAGTGACCATTCTGTGCTTTCCAGGCATCTATTCACAGATTCGTCATCCAATTTGGTTTTGGTGACAGATACGGTAGCGACGAATGCATCCTGGTTTGTCAACGCACTTGTGGAAACGGTCACTTTAGGTGGGCCCGTCTCTTTAAATGGGAATAACAGTGGATCCAATAGCGGTTTGAGCAGCAGTGATCCCGTGAAAGTGGTAGTCGGATCGTTTTTGAACCATCAATCGTATTTTACAACTGCATTTGACAGGTTGAAGGTACCACGGAATAGATACAACGTCTTACAAATAGCAGAGGATCTTGTTGTCAAAAACGTAGGTAAACCTGTGGATGTAGTTATTGAATGGGTTTTGAAGCAGTTTGAAGAGTCGTTATCCAACAGTCCTTCAGTGGtaatattggaaaaacCGGAAATTTTAATGGCACTCTTCAAGTTGAACAGTGACGAGTTgcatttgaaattgatcaaccCTTTACTTAAACTATGTTCCTTACTTATAGTCGTCAACTCTGTGGAGTCCTTCGATAACGATTTCCCAGAACATCTGGGTAAGGATACCGTCGAGTTTGTAAGGTTTACCACTTCATGTTTCCATAAAAGTTTCCTAGTACTGTCGGTGAGACCCTTGGACACCGGTAAGGCCAAAGACGTGACCGGAACGTTGGCTATAACCCGTGGTGGTGCCTTGCTGGATATTCCTGCACTACACGTTGTGGAAAACCAGTATTTGTTCCATGACTTGAAGGAAAATACAACACTATTTTACAGATGA
- the FAU1 gene encoding 5-formyltetrahydrofolate cyclo-ligase (similar to uniprot|P40099 Saccharomyces cerevisiae YER183C FAU1 5 10-methenyltetrahydrofolate synthetase involved in folic acid biosynthesis): protein MRIIEKWSRETGTRHPTCCRGQIAGCISYKPVFCCLVFPVIDSQVSIPLVLGSDFASVIFAQVRCTCMTHQDSAMISQKQVLRTQVKAMLRGLSQAELARQSEIVSRHALSLVNAKGFTHIACFLNMDHSEMKTEPLVESLFKQGKTVYLPRCSSTSVSKQVDLRQDGALKRPHLVFYRFDSLAQVQALQPQGKYKLREPVRTDPEPLPTPALEVILMPGVAFCKKNGARMGHGAGYYDDYISRHIHYTGKKPLLVGLALEEQLVDDVPLEQHDYTVDCLVCGDGTVKWYT, encoded by the coding sequence ATGCGTATTATCGAAAAATGGTCTCGAGAGACAGGAACCAGGCATCCCACCTGTTGCCGAGGGCAGATTGCCGGTTGCATTTCCTACAAGCCGGTATTCTGTTGCTTAGTGTTTCCAGTGATTGACTCACaagtttcaattccacTTGTACTTGGTTCAGACTTTGCTTCGGTAATCTTCGCTCAGGTTCGCTGCACATGCATGACTCACCAAGATAGTGCGATGATCTCTCAGAAACAGGTATTGAGAACGCAGGTGAAAGCCATGTTGAGAGGCCTTTCGCAGGCTGAATTGGCACGCCAATCTGAAATTGTGTCCCGTCATGCATTGTCACTTGTCAACGCCAAGGGTTTCACTCACATTGCatgtttcttgaacatGGACCATAGCGAGATGAAGACCGAACCATTGGTAGAGTCTCTGTTCAAACAGGGGAAAACCGTTTACTTGCCCCGGTGTTCGTCCACTAGTGTATCGAAACAGGTTGACTTGAGACAGGATGGTGCATTGAAACGGCCACATCTTGTGTTTTACCGTTTCGATTCGTTGGCTCAGGTACAGGCGTTGCAACCTCAGGGCAAGTACAAGCTAAGAGAACCTGTACGAACTGACCCTGAACCATTGCCCACGCCAGCATTAGAAGTTATCCTGATGCCCGGCGTTGCGTTCTGTAAGAAGAACGGGGCTAGAATGGGCCATGGTGCAGGTTATTACGATGATTATATCTCAAGACACATCCATTACACTGGGAAAAAGCCGTTGCTAGTCGGATTAGCCCTCGAGGAACAGTTGGTGGACGACGTTCCCTTGGAACAACATGATTACACTGTGGATTGTTTGGTTTGTGGTGACGGTACCGTGAAATGGTATACATAG
- the SKN7 gene encoding kinase-regulated stress-responsive transcription factor SKN7 (similar to uniprot|Q75BF2 Ashbya gossypii ADL388W ADL388Wp and some similarites with YHR206W uniprot|P38889 Saccharomyces cerevisiae), whose amino-acid sequence MDDLGEQLSEGHKDDYDNGIGSVPGGSGSNGKGKSQRTSFNDFVRKLFLILESEEYTSIISWSPDGKNFIVLDTNKFTTDILPKHFKHSNFASFVRQLNKYDFHKVKRKKNEVSEGIQNAWEFNHQYFRRHDEAGLDNIRRKPSSQKKILVDENSVIVRKLGGAPGDDGAFIAGDEEGMTAKMLLKNTVNKTKFNQLKRKVEDMENQVQYLTNENHNMKLDLQKIQSKYNMALESLLSTESFNSQLISNFQILVDALSQQGLKVPVGLSFEKGNSRADNKSHQQRQISDSTGSTPNANIPGLSVNTTLQKQEPIELLPMDQHPVLRPGFHVLLVEDDSVCIQLCSKFLRKYGCSVEVVTDGLSAISTLEKQRFDLVLMDIVMPNLDGATATSIVRSFDNETPIIAMTGNIDDQDLVTYLQHGMNDILAKPFTKDDLHSMLIRYLKDRIPLSEQRQNSNNDPKAYVEEPMLKKPHI is encoded by the coding sequence atggatgATTTAGGTGAACAATTGAGTGAGGGCCATAAAGACGATTACGACAATGGAATTGGCTCTGTGCCTGGAGGGTCTGGTTCCAACGGTAAGGGGAAGAGTCAAAGGACGTCGttcaatgattttgttAGAAAATTGTTTCTAATATTGGAATCAGAGGAATATACCAGCATTATATCGTGGTCGCCTGATGGTAAGAATTTTATAGTGCTAGACACGAATAAATTTACGACGGATATCTTGCCTAAACACTTCAAGCATTCGAATTTTGCGAGTTTTGTGAGGCAGTTGAACAAGTACGACTTCCATAAAGTcaagaggaagaagaacgaAGTGTCTGAGGGGATTCAAAACGCGTGGGAATTCAACCATCAGTATTTTAGAAGACACGATGAGGCAGGGTTGGATAACATTCGCAGGAAACCGTCAtcacagaagaaaatactGGTGGATGAGAACTCCGTAATAGTGAGGAAACTAGGTGGTGCACCCGGAGACGATGGTGCCTTCATTGCCGGTGACGAAGAAGGTATGACTGCGAAGATGCTTCTGAAAAACACGGTGAACAAGACCAAATTCAACCAATTAAAGCGGAAGGTGGAAGACATGGAAAACCAGGTCCAGTATCTAACAAATGAGAATCATAATATGAAACTGGAccttcaaaagattcagTCTAAGTACAATATGGCGTTGGAAAGTCTCCTTTCCACTGAATCCTTTAACTCCCAATTAATTTCTAATTTCCAAATTCTTGTCGATGCGTTATCGCAGCAGGGTTTAAAAGTACCCGTAGGTTTATCCTTCGAAAAAGGTAATTCTCGTGCGGATAATAAGTCTCATCAGCAACGTCAAATATCGGACTCAACCGGATCAACACCCAATGCAAATATCCCAGGGCTGTCGGTTAATACTACGTTACAGAAACAGGAACCCATTGAGCTACTTCCGATGGACCAACATCCTGTCTTGCGTCCAGGATTCCACGTTTTACTTGTCGAAGACGATTCTGTTTGTATCCAACTCTGCTCCAAATTCTTAAGAAAATATGGTTGCTCAGTGGAAGTGGTTACTGATGGATTATCTGCCATTTCCACGCTGGAAAAACAGCGATTTGACTTGGTATTGATGGATATTGTTATGCCAAATTTAGATGGTGCTACAGCGACATCCATTGTTAgaagttttgataatgaaacTCCCATCATTGCCATGACAGGTAACATCGATGATCAGGACTTAGTCACTTACTTACAACACGGTATGAATGATATCCTAGCTAAACCGTTCACAAAAGATGACTTACACTCGATGCTAATACGATACCTCAAAGATCGGATCCCGTTGTCTgaacaaagacaaaatTCTAATAATGACCCTAAAGCGTATGTAGAGGAACCAATGCTAAAGAAACCGCACATATAA
- the FMP10 gene encoding Fmp10p (similar to uniprot|P40098 Saccharomyces cerevisiae YER182W FMP10 The authentic non-tagged protein was localized to the mitochondria): MFRIIRDPLLRNTIRRASTDATSESIAAAARQAKFVVKKPSSNRKWTNVLIFGTCFGIGWFTTQHLTLTDIMAWWFYGKLPDTDSKLIDYRDELNQRCDNLSIVKQLLSKGYVAVYKQPDADATNTLIDKTLRAPGAICIPPRIYYNPTTKDTVSVYHLGMKLTGYPFLVHGGILATVLEDTMRDSVKLVTGKSAEVTQRLKLNYSFPTLANQFVVVRRTKWEQKGKNDVEIEAELLDQSGRRPLVRGKANFKLN, from the coding sequence ATGTTCAGAATTATTAGAGATCCGCTGTTAAGGAACACTATCCGTAGGGCTTCTACGGACGCTACAAGTGAGAGCATTGCTGCAGCAGCAAGACAAGCCAAATTCGTTGTAAAGAAACCCTCATCGAACCGGAAATGGACCAATGTGCTGATCTTCGGTACATGTTTCGGGATAGGTTGGTTTACAACACAACATCTGACACTTACTGATATCATGGCATGGTGGTTCTACGGGAAGTTACCGGATACCGACTCCAAGCTAATCGATTACAGAGATGAGTTAAACCAAAGATGTGACAATTTATCGATAGTGAAGCAGCTTCTCTCCAAGGGGTACGTTGCCGTGTACAAGCAGCCGGACGCAGACGCGACGAATACGTTGATTGACAAGACCTTGCGTGCCCCCGGTGCCATCTGTATACCACCAAGAATCTATTACAATCCAACGACCAAGGATACCGTGTCAGTGTACCATTTAGGAATGAAACTAACCGGGTATCCGTTCTTGGTTCACGGTGGTATACTAGCTACTGTTCTTGAAGACACTATGAGAGACTCTGTAAAGCTAGTGACTGGCAAATCAGCCGAAGTGACGCAACGGTTGAAGTTAAACTACTCTTTCCCCACATTGGCCAACCAATTCGTTGTCGTTAGAAGGACCAAATGGGAGCAAAAGGGCAAGAACGACGTCGAAATAGAAGCCGAGTTGTTGGACCAGTCGGGTAGAAGACCTCTAGTAAGAGGTAAAGCCAATTTCAAGTTGAATTAG
- the TGL3 gene encoding bifunctional triglyceride lipase/lysophosphatidylethanolamine acyltransferase (similar to uniprot|P40308 Saccharomyces cerevisiae YMR313C TGL3 Triacylglycerol lipase of the lipid particle), with translation MFYQRIMMWFKRVFFYFFYLLLNNVPKTVWDILHVVTDIYMFWWRKFMDKVRPRSRTMYREAVAGLYGCDDYEEWYEKASLVDELTGVDLWRRNFFSKRFDFEAVLEQYAALMESLEEDDFETVKSRFTNTGPTMLRNFAGIVDKRLFTKSLVGTKLLIEQYLDKVVDTLYLLTAHPEVVQRTFFQRCKLSLGATALALQGGSLFGLFHLGVLKGLLDRNLLPNIINGTSMGACVASMACCLSDGELEDLLTGNRLVSTIKRDTALMKECGYGNIDEHFNIGTLVENVVHNGYSKDVYLFIKFIQKSVIGDLTFEEAFQRTGKVLNIVVHPTNKNICPNLLNYVTTPNVLISSAIDCSFGTNTISKNTWLLGKNIENKIVDYLDRKEPHYQELKFSAPQYVQDSSQLEAPYTRLTELFNVNNFIVSLARPYLAPLALNDLKHDIRTSEYYYYKRFPYIDPGSYSPMQLSKVTKLEPLAFKFKYHLERKMKHILTMELKHRVEIMDSLGLLSNWIKRIAIDEKTPRSATEVAIVPHMNSLSVSRIIEGRLDNINYWMKCGQESTWPVISLVKTRCAVEFTLDDIIKGFKKSI, from the coding sequence ATGTTTTACCAGCGTATCATGATGTGGTTCAAGAGAGTTTTtttctacttcttctaTTTGCTTCTCAACAACGTACCGAAAACAGTATGGGATATCTTACACGTTGTTACTGATATTTACATGTTTTGGTGGAGAAAGTTTATGGATAAAGTACGGCCTAGGTCTCGGACTATGTACAGGGAAGCTGTTGCTGGGTTATACGGGTGTGATGACTATGAGGAATGGTATGAGAAGGCCAGCTTGGTGGACGAGTTGACTGGTGTAGATCTTTGGAGACgtaatttcttttcgaaaagatTCGATTTTGAAGCTGTATTGGAACAGTATGCAGCATTGATGGAATcgttggaagaagatgactTTGAGACTGTTAAGTCGAGGTTCACTAATACGGGGCCCACGATGTTAAGGAACTTTGCAGGTATCGTTGATAAACGGCTATTCACGAAATCTTTGGTCGGAACTAAATTGCTTATAGAGCAATATTTGGATAAAGTGGTGGATACGTTATATCTACTAACGGCGCATCCGGAAGTGGTTCAAAGGACTTTTTTTCAACGGTGCAAGCTTTCTTTAGGTGCGACTGCACTTGCGTTGCAAGGTGGGTCACTTTTCGGATTATTCCACCTCGGCGTATTGAAGGGATTGTTGGATAGGAATCTTTTACCCAATATCATCAACGGGACCTCGATGGGCGCATGCGTCGCAAGCATGGCATGTTGTCTCAGCGATGGAGAGTTGGAAGATCTATTGACCGGAAACAGACTTGTATCTACAATTAAACGCGATACAGCGTTAATGAAAGAATGTGGATACGGCAACATTGATGAGCATTTCAACATCGGAACTTTAGTAGAAAATGTGGTGCACAATGGATACTCAAAAGACGTGTATCTATTTAttaaattcattcaaaagtCGGTCATCGGAGATCTAACTTTTGAAGAGGCGTTCCAAAGGACTGGGAAGGTATTAAACATTGTTGTTCATCCCACGAATAAGAATATATGTCCTAATTTGTTGAACTATGTGACGACCCCGAACGTTCTTATATCTAGTGCTATTGATTGTAGTTTCGGAACAAACACAATCAGTAAGAATACTTGGCTATTGGGTAAAAACatagaaaacaaaataGTGGACTATTTGGATAGAAAAGAGCCCCATTACCAGGAGTTGAAATTTTCGGCACCACAATACGTTCAGGATTCGAGCCAATTGGAGGCCCCATATACCAGACTCACGGAATTATTCAATGTAAACAATTTTATTGTTTCCTTAGCAAGACCCTATTTGGCACCATTAGCATTGAACGACTTAAAACACGATATTAGAACGTCTGAGTACTATTACTACAAGAGGTTCCCATACATCGATCCAGGATCATATTCACCAATGCAACTATCCAAGGTTACCAAATTGGAACCATTAGCATTCAAATTTAAATACCACTTGGaaaggaagatgaagcaTATACTCACTATGGAACTAAAGCATAGAGTAGAGATCATGGACAGTCTTGGATTGTTATCCAACTGGATCAAACGGATTGccattgatgaaaagaCTCCACGAAGTGCGACGGAAGTAGCCATTGTGCCTCACATGAACTCGTTAAGCGTGTCACGGATCATTGAGGGACGATTGGATAATATAAACTATTGGATGAAATGTGGTCAGGAGAGCACATGGCCTGTCATTTCATTGGTAAAAACCCGCTGTGCAGTTGAGTTCACATTAGACGACATTATTAAAGGATTTAAGAAGAGTATATAG
- the PRE5 gene encoding proteasome core particle subunit alpha 6 (highly similar to uniprot|P40302 Saccharomyces cerevisiae YMR314W PRE5 20S proteasome alpha-type subunit), which translates to MFRNNYDGDTVTFSPTGRLFQVEYALEAIKQGSATVGLRSTKYAVVVALKRNADELSSYQKKIIKCDDHLGVSLAGLAPDARVLSNYLRQQCNYSSLVYNRKLALERAGYLLSDKAQKNTQSYGGRPYGVGLLLIGYDNTGAHLLEFQPSGNTLELYGTAIGARSQGAKTYLERVLDDFREIEDADELIKHGVEALRHSLKDETLSTKNLSIAIVGHDKPFTIYDGEDVQPYL; encoded by the coding sequence ATGTTTAGAAACAATTACGACGGGGATACGGTTACTTTTTCACCAACAGGTAGGTTATTCCAAGTGGAATACGCCTTGGAAGCTATCAAACAGGGTTCTGCCACGGTAGGGTTAAGATCAACGAAGTACGCTGTAGTAGTGGCATTGAAGCGTAACGCTGATGAACTTTCATCataccagaagaaaattatCAAATGTGACGATCATTTGGGTGTATCGCTTGCTGGGTTAGCACCAGATGCAAGAGTGTTGTCGAATTATTTGAGACAACAGTGCAATTACTCTTCTTTGGTATATAACAGGAAATTGGCACTAGAAAGAGCCGGTTACTTGCTGAGTGATAAGGCACAGAAGAACACACAGTCGTATGGTGGTAGACCGTACGGTGTGGGTCTTTTGTTGATTGGATACGACAACACTGGGGCACATCTATTAGAATTCCAACCATCTGGGAACACGCTCGAATTGTACGGGACAGCTATCGGTGCTAGGTCCCAAGGTGCTAAGACATATCTGGAACGTGTGCTCGATGATTTCCGCGAGATTGAAGATGCAGATGAGTTGATCAAGCACGGAGTAGAGGCTCTAAGACACTCTTTGAAAGACGAAACTTTGAGTACCAAGAACTTATCCATTGCCATTGTAGGACACGATAAACCGTTCACAATCTATGATGGAGAAGACGTGCAGCCATACCTATGA